A single genomic interval of Hydractinia symbiolongicarpus strain clone_291-10 chromosome 8, HSymV2.1, whole genome shotgun sequence harbors:
- the LOC130656006 gene encoding protein phosphatase 1 regulatory subunit 27-like, which yields MSRPHSHSFTGVVNIDDKILKTDSFAKVTRQELVDMACNIKKPPPRLRKLSLATITCYDDPYKKRSLNQVKLERSNSLPDTKTLHDLNINFTSLTRKKNELVKTRSVTFHPETICLNAAADNDFEELNDILENDIVDINYKNSSGLSMIHHAAAAGSFECLKLLLENDAEMNALEERGFTPLDLAIRGGYFDCALLLINAGARVEKIVNGLQL from the coding sequence ATGTCGCGACCACATTCACACTCATTCACAGGCGTAGTGAACATTGACGATAAAATCCTCAAAACGGACAGCTTTGCTAAAGTTACGCGACAAGAACTAGTTGATATGGCCTGTAACATAAAAAAGCCCCCACCGCGTCTCCGAAAATTAAGTCTCGCTACGATAACATGTTACGACGACCCGTATAAAAAGAGATCTTTAAATCAGGTTAAATTAGAACGGAGCAATTCACTACCAGATACGAAAACCTTACACGATCTaaatatcaattttacgagCTTAACTCGAAAAAAGAACGAGTTGGTAAAAACTCGAAGTGTTACTTTCCATCCAGAAACTATCTGTTTAAATGCAGCTGCTGATAATGACTTTGAAGAGCTAAACGACATTTTGGAAAATGATATTGTggatataaattataaaaatagctCGGGATTGTCCATGATACACCACGCAGCCGCTGCAGGAAGCTTTGAGTGTTTGAAATTATTACTCGAAAACGATGCTGAAATGAATGCCTTAGAAGAACGCGGTTTTACGCCATTGGATTTAGCGATAAGAGGTGGCTATTTTGATTGCGCTTTATTGTTAATAAACGCTGGTGCGAGAGTTGAAAAAATTGTAAATGGATTACAGCTTTGA